From the genome of Legionella beliardensis:
ATTTAATGCCATCAGTAGTCACGCATGAGCATTGTCCTTTTGGGATGCCTGCGCAAGAAGATTGGCAGCGGCTAGCGTTGTGGCCTTGTGATGTATTAGCCAAAATGATAGGGCTAAATGCAAAGACAGCGCTACTTAAAAGTACAGAATGGATTAACGTCGTTTTCATATTAACTCTCCTTGTTGTGTTATGAAAAACAAATTCCTCTATAGTATAGCGCTATTCACTAAATTTTCTGGTGCAATTAACAAAAAGTGAGCACAGTAATATAGTTCCGTAATGTAACCAGCTAACTAAAGCAGCCAGCATAGAAAACATGTTTAAAAAATAAAAAATGAGTTACCATACGAAAACTTAAACGATGATGCAAAATTTGTAAAACTTAAGCTACACCATTTTAATTTAAAAAGCTCTTCTCTATAATTAGATTTTTCAAGTTTTTAAGCTTGAAAAATTGATTCATGAGCATAAATCAAGGAATGCTTGAGTAATGGATTATCATGCAGCAAGAAATTTTACCTTTAACCAGTTTGCGCTTTGTCGCGGCTTTTTACGTTTTTCTATTTCATATACATTTGCGTTGGCCCTTAGTTAGCTCAGCTAGCCCTATTGCAACGTTTTTCAACCACGGCGCTTGCGGGATGAGTATCTTTTTTATCTTATCAGGCGTGGTCTTAGGCTATCGTTTTAATAAGGGGGTAAAGAATTATTATGATTATGCGTTTAGCCGCCTAACTCGTATTTACCCAATTTATTTGTTAGCCGCTTTATTGATGCTACCCTGGCTTTTTTCATCAATGCAGCACTATCAATCTCATATTGAAATTAGATATATCTTTATTATTCTGATTAACCTTTTTTTACTGCAAGCTTGGTTACCGCAATTATTTACTTATTGGAATGATAACGGAAGTTGGTCAATTTCAGTTGAAGCTTTTTTTTATGTGTGTTTCCCCTTTGCTATTAATCGCTTTAAAGACTTATCGAATCGACATTTATTTTTTTTAGCTACCCTTTTTTATTTCTTAGCCGCTATACCTGGGCTAGCAATTATCTTATTTAACAACAATCAAAGTTTTGTTATCTTCTATTCAATACCTATTTTTAGATTATCTGAGTTTATTTTAGGTATGCTTGGGGGGTTATGGTTATCTAGAGGCAATACCTTACAAAAGCCAGCGCTTTATACACTGATTTCGTTTCTCTGTATTTATCTATTCTTAACGCTTGGTTATACCGTTGAATTTCAATTTATAACTGAAAACTGGCTACTTACTCCGCTTATTTTATTATTAATAATAAGCTTAGCGTCTTTGCAAAAAGGGACACTTTATCGATTTTTTTGTAATCGGCTGTTTGTGTATTTAGGGCATATAAGCTATTCATTTTACTCCTTTCAGGGACTCGTTAATTCAACCTTATTTAATAATTATCCTTATTTAGTAAACAAATTTCCTCCTCTAGCTCATTCTTATCTGCTGGGGCTACTTGCTTTTCTTATTCTTACGGTCATTTCTATATTTTTTTATCACTTAATAGAAGTAAAATTTAGGCATTTTCTTTACAAGAAATTAAAAGGAAAAGCGGTAGAGCCCCATTCAATTATGGCAATGGAACCGATAATAACTACTTAGCTTCCTTCATGCGCTAAAGATATGTTAGCTGCTAGTACGAGAAATTTGAATTTGGAGGATGAATGAAATTACATGAGTTGCGACAGTTATTAATAGAATATGATGAAACTACGTATTTACGCAAATACCTTCTTGGCAATCATGAACGTGCTCAAAAATTTAGGCAATATCTAGAAGAATATAAAAATAAACCAGGGAATTATGAGCTAATTGCTTCTGATATTTTTACTCTGCTAAACAAGGTTCCTGAAATAACTGCGGCAAACAGTAATTTGCAACTTATACAATCAATAAGAAGTAAACTTCAAGACAATTATTTTTTTGAGATTTACACTGCTTTCCATAATAAAGGCCTTATTAATAAAACTAATTTTGAGCTTATTTACGGTCTTTCCCAAAAGGGACGGTTAGTTTTGTATAATTTATTTTGTAGTATTTCAATAGAGCAAATTTATTTAAATTCAGAAGGTCTGGAGAAAGTTTTATTATTACTTTCTCATCCTTTTTTTAGTTACTATCAAGCAGCTGAGGATTGTTTAAGATTTTTGCATAATCGAAATTATTTAACCTCAGTTGCACTAGACTTACTCTTAAATAAAAAAGAAGATTTACCTGAGCTTTTAAAAATATTAAAAGCTCTTGATGACAATAGAATTTTAAATGATATTTGTTTAAAATATTTGAATTTACCTGGACTACCTTATTACATTTCAGATCTGATTTCCTTGCTAAATCAAGCTAATATGGATATTACACAAGAACTCTTTCAAGCAATATGTAGAAGTAATATTAGGTATATTTTGATACCTATTTTAGCCATTCTAATTGCTGCAGAAAACTATGAATTGAAGATTGAGAAGATTATTATGCTTTTGCAGCGGGATTTTTCATTTCTATATGATAAACTGTCTTTATTGCAGTTACTGCATGAAAATCACATGCTTGATAACAATACATTCGATTTTGTTTTTAACAATAATGTCTTTTATTTCGAAAAAATACTAGAAATTTTAACTAGAAGGTTTTTAGTAAAAACAAACCAAGAATTATTAAATAAATTTATAAATAAAGAGCTTGATTGTTGTCAAATTTATCCAGCCATTAGTTATTTAAATGATGCCAATTTGCTCGACCAAAAGTCATTTAATGAATGCATT
Proteins encoded in this window:
- a CDS encoding acyltransferase family protein, producing the protein MQQEILPLTSLRFVAAFYVFLFHIHLRWPLVSSASPIATFFNHGACGMSIFFILSGVVLGYRFNKGVKNYYDYAFSRLTRIYPIYLLAALLMLPWLFSSMQHYQSHIEIRYIFIILINLFLLQAWLPQLFTYWNDNGSWSISVEAFFYVCFPFAINRFKDLSNRHLFFLATLFYFLAAIPGLAIILFNNNQSFVIFYSIPIFRLSEFILGMLGGLWLSRGNTLQKPALYTLISFLCIYLFLTLGYTVEFQFITENWLLTPLILLLIISLASLQKGTLYRFFCNRLFVYLGHISYSFYSFQGLVNSTLFNNYPYLVNKFPPLAHSYLLGLLAFLILTVISIFFYHLIEVKFRHFLYKKLKGKAVEPHSIMAMEPIITT